In Chryseobacterium sp., the genomic window TATTTGGAAAATACTTTCTCAATGATATGTTGTATTCTCTTTTTATCTTCTTCTTCAAGATTGGAACCCGAAGGCAAACATAGCCCGCGTTCAAATAAATTTTCAGCAACATTTTTACCATAATAAGGAGCTTCAGCAAAGACAGGCTGCATATGCATCGGCTTCCAGAGTGGCCTGGATTCTATATTTTCTTCCAGCAGTGCCAGTCGTAAATCCTCGCGGCTCTTACCTGTTATCCTTTCATCCACAAGGATGGCAGACAGCCAGTGGTTGGAATAGTAATCAGCGCTGCTCTCAGACAGCACATCAACCCCTTCTATATTCTGAAATAATTCCACATAAAAATCGTGCATTTTTCTACGGGCATTTACTCTGTCATTTAAAACTTCCATTTGTCCACGCCCTATTCCTGCAGAAATATTACTCATTCTGTAATTATAGCCTATATGAGAGTGCTGATAATGAGGTGCATTATCTCTAGCCTGAGTTGATAAAAACACGGTATGCTGTTTATCTGATTCTGAATGGCAAACCAACGCTCCCCCTCCAGAAGTTGTAATAATCTTATTACCATTAAAAGACAACACGCCAAAACGTCCGAACGTTCCACATGCCTTTCCTTTATATTTGGATCCTAATGCTTCAGCAGCATCTTCAATCAGTGGGATATTATATTTTTCCGCAATCGCAGAAATTTCATCCATCTTAGCCGGCATACCATATAAATGAACGATAATAATAGCTTTAGGCTTTTTACCTTTTGAAATCCTGTCTTCTATCGCCTCCTGTAAAGCTGCCGGACACATATTCCAGGTATCTTTCTCTGAGTCTACAAAAACAGGTTTAGCCCCCTGATAAGCGATCGGGTTGGCAGAAGCAGAAAATGTCATTGACTGGCAAATCACCTCATCTCCATATTCTACTCCACATTCAATCAATGCTAAATGCAATGCTGCAGTTCCCGCAGATAATGCGGCTACTTTCACATCAGCATGTAGAAAACTCTCCAAATCCTTTTCAAACCCATCCACATTAGGTCCTAAAGGGGCTACCCAGTTGGCGTCAAATGCTTCATGGATATACTTTAATTCATTACCTCCCATATGAGGGGAAGAAAGCCATATTTTTTCTAACATATTATTCATGAAATTTTATTGGTTTCGCGGGAATACCAACTGCAGTACAATTTGCAGGAAGGCTTTTTGAGACTACAGCTCCTGCACCTATTACAGTATTTTCTCCTATCTCTAACAAATTAATAATTTTCGCACCCGTACCTACGTACACTGAATCATTAATTAAAACTTCTCCCGATATATTTACAGAAGGCATAAATGAAGAATATTTTTTAATTTTAGTATCATGTCCTACAGTACAGGAAAGATTCAAAATTACAAAATCTTCGATTTCTATATCAATAGTAATAATTACACCTGCACAAATAATATTGCCTTTTCCAATTTTAACATTATCACGTCCCAATATAACTGACGGATGTATCAAATTAGGAAACCCAATATTGTTATTGGTAATATTTTCTATTATTTTTTTCTTTGTTTTAGGATCTCCTATCGAAACCGTTACATTTAATGGATAATCTACTTCATTAAGCTTTTCAATTTTTCCCAAATAAGGAATTCCATTGATATCACTTGGATATTCTTTGTCATCATAGAAACCTATAATTTCAAACTGTTTATTTACTTCGTTGATATTATCAATCAACATCTTCACTTCACGGCCAAAGCCTCCTGCTCCTACAATTGCAATTTTATTCATATTTTTTATTATATATTTCCTTTAAAGGCTTCCATTGTTGCCTGTCCCTCTTGAGAAATTCCTTCTCTTATCATTACTTTCTTTGCGGTAAGGAAAAGAATTTTAATATCTTGTAAAAACGATAGATTATCTACGTACCATACATCATAGTCAAATTTTTTTTCCCATGAGATGGCATTTCTCCCATTGACCTGTGCCCAACCTGTAATTCCGGGCCTTACCTCATGTCTTCTTGCCTGATGCCTGCTATATAAAGGTAAATACTGTACTAATAATGGTCTTGGTCCAATAAGAGACATATCGCCCTTTAAAACATTTATTAACTGAGGAATTTCGTCTAATGATGTTTTACGGACAAATGATCCTACTGTTGTTAGTCTTTCTGCATCAGATAACAATTGTCCATCCGCATCTTTTTTATCATTCATCGTTTTAAACTTAACGATTTTAAAGATTTTCCCTTTCAATCCCGGACGTTCCTGAAAAAAGAAAGGTTTTCCATGGTTAGCAAAATACAGGCATATTATTACGACTATTAATATTGGAGACAGGATTACTAATCCTATACAAGCTATCAGAAAATCAATTACTCTTTTTAAAAAAAACCTATACATCACTATCTTGTTTAAGTAAAGTTTTATATTCATTTAATAAAGCGTTCCAAATAACTGATTGCTCATATCGTGATTGAATCATAGAACGTGCGTTCTTTTTTAACTGATCATAATAATCCGCATCAGTCATTACTCTCTCCATTGCATTCTGCAATTTTTCAATATTTTTGACAGGAACGATAATGCCATTTTTATCTTCTATAATAATTTCATTACATCCATTAATGTTTGAAACAATGCTTGGCAGCCCCATAGCTCCCGCCTGCATTACAACATTCGGAAATCCTTCTCTATAGCTTGGAAAAACCAATGCATCTGCAATCGCAAAGTAAGGACGTACATCTTTCTGAAATCCTGCAACTATTATACTTTTATTATTTTCAATTTCTTTTAAAGTTTCAGGATGCAGAGGGTCTAAATCCGTTTCCAACGGCCCAACCAGTAATAACTTTGGGGTACTCGGCAGATTCTTCATTTTACTCATCATTTCAAATCCTTTGACTAGTTCATTGATTCCCTTGTCTCCTACCAAACGGCCAACAAACACGAAAACAAAGTCCGAGCCTCCTATATTCAAATTTCTTTTTAATGATTCTTTTTGATCCGGAGTTATTTGATCCGGAGAAAAATAAGAAGTATCAATTCCGTTTGAAGAGCCATTGGCTATCACCTTTAGCTTTTCTTTGGAAATATAGTTATTTTGAAGAATAAAATCATACAGCCCTTTTGAGTTGGGATATACACCGGTAGCTGATGAATAGGTGAGTTTTTCAACAAAGTCCAGTACTTTACGTTTTACACCTGTGGCTTCCATCAAAGGCAAGCCTGCTACAGTATGTAATCTGTGAGGTACTCCTGCTAATCTCGCAGCTAACATTCCTACAATCCCCGCTTTTGGAGTATGGGTATGAACAATTTGAGGCTTTTCTTTTTTCAAAAATTGATACATCTTCCTCAAAGATTTGAGATCCTGGAAAGGGGTAATCTTACGAGACATATTAACAGATATAACTTCTATTCCTTCATCATATTTTATTTCTTCCAATTCTTTTCCCGGTGAAGAAACACCAATTACTTCAAAATGATTCGACATAAATTGGTGTTGTCCCTTAAGTAATACTTTTAGAGAAAGTGGAATTGTAGTTATGCGTATTAGTTTAGCTTTCAAACTCAGCAATTATTTTATTTAAATTAGACTCTTTATATTATGAACAATCAGCAAAGATTTAACTTTTACAACAAGGTTTATCCAGCATCCGGAAATTTAAATTCAATACAAGTAAGGCCATCAATTTCATTTTTACTCTTTCATTTGCTATTTTCAATGGCAACAAAAATTTCCACTCTTGTTATTTGCTTGTTATAAAATAGATTCTTGATGAGAAATAACAAAACCAATCTTTATAGGCAAGACCTATTTATTTAACGGACTTGTTCATCATTTTCCCATTAACATCTACTTGCTTAATATTTAATTTTAAATTGGGAGACAGACTTCTTTGAACTCTAATATTAGATTTTGCATTATTCCATTTTGAGTTGGTATAATTCAGGGTTCCGGTAAAATCTCCAGTATTCACATTATCTACTCCAACTAAAGTTAATGGGTTTTGGCTTCCTTCATCTATATGATTATCTATATTAACCAAAACATTATTTTTATTTGTAAATTTGTGAAATACGACTTTTATTCCATCAACTTTGTTGTTTATAGTCTTAATATTATTTAAATTGATATTATATAAATACTCATCATTTAAATTAGGTTCTAAATCAATTCCTGCCATAGGGTTTGTCCCATTGGTATTTTTAATGGTCATATTTTCAATAATAATATCTTTTCCAGAAATAACAGAAATACCATTTCTTCTATTATTATCTAAGACACCACCCGAAATCCTAACTCTATTGCAATAAGACTGCTGCTTTCCGCTTCTTCCAATATAAATACCATCGCCCCAAAAGTTTTTAATATTAGGATTAATGACATTCACATCATTTGAAGAAATTATATTAATTCCCATTCCCCATTCTCCATTACTGTTCATATGCTGATCTCGTTCACCAACCAAATTGGGGTTAATAATTTTCACATTCTTAACATTAGAAACTAACAATGCCTGATATTTAGGCTGATCATTGGGCAATACGATCAGGCTTGAGTTTTTCTGAAATGTAATGATCCGATCACTTGGAACAGTTATTCCTGTATAACTTACCGCTATTGGAAAATTAGGCATAATAATTTCCTTATTTTCATTAAAGGCTTGTTGCAGATATTTTGTATAATCAACATCTCCTTTCATAGAATAGTTTGCAGGTAAATACTTAATGATATTTGAAATATCATTTTTATCCGGATGTTTATTCTCTATACCTGGGGTGGGCTTATTTCCCTCTTTTCCAATGCTCATTTCAGACGTTATCTGATTTTGATAGCTATTATCAATACTTATATTATTGTCCTTTTGTTTAATACAATTAGAAAATAACAGGGCAGACATAATATTTAACATTATTTTCATAGCTCATATCTTTTAATGGGGTTAATAGTAATTCAAAACATTAATAATTACTACTCTAATATTTTAATGATCTTAGCGGGTATTCCTCCAATTAATAATTTTTCACTGAAAGATTTATTTACAACAGCGCCTGCAGCTACAATAGATCTTTTACAAATTGTAACACCTGATAAAACTCTAACACCACAACCAATCCAAACATCATCTTCAATACATATAGGTCCTAAAGTCTCTGGATTATATTTTATTGGGATTGTAGTGTCTTTCCAAGTATGATTTGTAGAGATCAATGTTGTTGAATGTGCTATTGAGACATCATTACCTATTTTAACTCCTCCAGCTCCTTCTATATAACACATAGGATGAATGCTTATATTATCTCCAAATTCTATATTTTCCAAATTAAAGATAAAAACCCCAGGTTGTATAGAAACATTGGTTCCTGCTTTTTTTGCGATATTTTTAACAAAAATATAACGTAGCAACAAACCAACTTTTCCATTGGTATTTCTAAAACTTTTCAATAGGAAATAATTTCCTCCTTTTCCTAAAAGACTAAAAAGTGTAATTAGCAGTTTTATAATGCTCTCAAACTTTTTAAACTGATCTCTACCCGTCATTGTTTAGTTTTTTGATATTAATGTCATCGGAAAAGCTGTCTTTGATATAGAGTCCGAGCCCAAATGGTAAAGTTATAAGGGATAATGGTTCCGCCCCTAATTCCCGCATCAACCTTAATATATTTTTATCTTTACAAAATCCAAACCGCCAATAATTGATCATAGATTTTAATTTAAGATTCATAGAACTTTGTTGACTGTGCGATAATTCTTTATATAATAATGTTGCATACTGAGGATTTTTTCTTCTATTTCGAATACTATTATTAGACAAACCTCCTTCCATATATTCCGCTATATAGATAGTTTCATTAAAGTACCGGAATTTATATTTAAGAGCCATCCTATTCCATATCAGTGATTCTGCAACAAATTTCTCTCCATTTATTTCAGGAAAGTAAAATTCTCTAAATTTTTCTGTCACTAATACTTTAGCCATATCAGCTACTATTCCAAATTTCTCTCTTCTTTCAATCAAATTAGAGTCCAATATATCAACGGGAAGTAGTTTACTTCCCAAAATATTTCTATTAGGTGTAGCCATATAACCTACAACACCAATAAAGGAATCATTTCCTTTTATTGTACTGTAGTGCTTGTTTATAATTTCCAAACTATCGGAAGGTAAATAGTCATCACTATCCACTATAAAAAACAGTTCTCCTTCTGCATAATCTAATCCTTTATTAATAGCTCGGTGTTTTCCTCCGTTCTCTTGTTTATAATAACGGATTAAAATTTTGTTTTCCGACTTCCATAAATCTACAAGATCGTCTGTATTATCAGTACTTCCGTCATCAACGATTAACCATTCAAAGTCTTGATATGATTGTTCTAGTAAACTTTCATACAACTTGAATAGAGTATTTCTTCTATTATAAGTAGGAGTAAATATTGTTATTTTATTCATTTGTCAAAATCTTCTCTAACACGTTCTCGAATCTATCAACCTGTTGTTTAGGAGCATAATTTGCTATAATTAAATTATAACCATTTTGAGCTATTTTATTATACTCATAATCATTCCCTTTCAATAACATAATAGTATTAAAATAATCATCTACAGCATTAAAGTCTGATAAATAACCTGTGAAATTATGCAGAATAAAGTCAGTAACTCCCCTACGGCATTCGCAATAACAGGTTTTTTAAATGCTAATGCTTCCATCACAACACGAGGTAGTCCTTCTGTATAAGAAGGGTGTATTACAATATCAGTTTCATTAAAATACTTATAAGGATCATTACTATCAGTAACTAGTTTGATATTATTCCCTAAATTATTCTGATCAATTAATTCATTTATCTTTTTATAAAATTCCTGAGAATCCAAGTGGTCATATATAGCACCTACAATTATAATCTCAAAATCTACTTCAGCAGCTTTTAATTTTTTTGCTAATTCAATAGTGAGCAGTTGCCCTTTTTCTTTTAGATACCCTCCACAATGAAGAATTGTAAGCTTGTTATTTTTTGTTACAGGATTGTTTACTTTATAAGATTCAATTTTATCAATATCTATAGCATTGTGAACAACATAAATATTTTCTGGCTTAGAAAATCCTCCTGAGAAAATGGCTTGACGGGTTGATTCTGAAACTCCGATAAAATATTCGGCTTTGCTTTTAAAAATATACCTTTTTAATTTTGGAATGGAATTCAAATTAAACCAACCTCGAGCAAAGTAAATAATTTTATAAGATTCAGACTTTTTTAAAATTGATAAGGTCTTTGAGTTGTTTACAATTATTAATTCAATTTTATTCGTAGTAATATATTTTTCAAGATTCTTTTGCATTTCTTTTCGTTGCACATAAAAATCTACTATATTTTTTAGTATTACCAGAGGATTTTTGGATGAGTTAATTATAATTGGATTATTTCTATTTAATAATATTTTTAAATTAATATTCCTTTGTGTGACATCATCAACAAATTCTGTACAATTTCCCCAAAAATCAACAATATGAACATTGTGATTTTGTTTTTTCAATCTTTCAGCCAGCTCTACTGTGCTTTTTCTTGCACCTCCATGAACCTGTACAGCTTCTAAAAATAATATATTCATCTATTAATTATTGTTATTAAGATACATCTATTTTTTTGCCTTTTCAGCAGACTCGTTCATACCTTCTTGAAATATTACCTGCCTGAATTGATATTCAGTTTTATCAAAAATATCCGAATAAGGATACCACAAATTAGCTTTTTGAGTGTTTTTATAGTACTTTGAAGTATCAGCACTATAAAATTGATATTTATAAAATAACGGACCTATTGTTAAGATAAAAACCATTAAAAATCGTGCTTTATTAAACTTTTTCACATGCATAACCAGGTATAGTGTGTTCACAAAAAAGACAAGCATGAATAATCCAAAGTAATTAATTAAACGCCCAAATCCTGAATAAGGTATATAAATAGAAATGATAAAGAAATAAGGAAAAATAAGTTTCTCAAAAGTAAGTTCTTTAAAATATTTTCTATTTAAAACGACAAGACAGTAAGGAAATAAAGCAAAAACTATAAAATTATATATCATTCCATTAACACTCAATGAGTATTTTGAATAATTGGCAAATTTGGATGACATACTTTCTGTCAATGCAATAAAATTTACCAGACCAGGAAATAATGTAAAAACAGACATTACTGTGATCCCTGAAAATATCAGAATCATTAATCCTTTCCTATCCAATTTAAAATTAGCAAGGAAAGGCAGCAATAACAATATCGTAGACGAATTATGGAAAAAAAGCAATATAATATTTATTATATAGTACTTCTTATACTCTTTTTTTCCATTGCAGGATACATAAAACCTGCAAAGATACATACTGGGATAATCTCCCGTAAAATTTCCATATTAAAATAGAAATAATAAAAAAAAGAATAAAATAAAACAGCCGTAAAGTAATAAGGAGTATAGCGTTTAAAAAATTGAAAAATTATAACATTTACGAAAATTGCATGAATGGTTTGGAAAAACCAAAATTCCGGTACTATAGATTTTGCAATAGAATTAAGCAACACATACCCTGGTTCCCATCCTATTTCCAGGAAATTAATTTTTGAAAATTGATCAATTGGATAAATCAATGTTTCAAATCTTAATTGATATATCATACTGTCACCGCCTACTTTCCATCTTAATCCTGCGATCAGAATCAGGATAATCATTGATAGATAGTAGAAAAACGTTTTAGGCCCCTTGACTCTAAAAAAATCAAAGGATATTGACAATAATAAAAGATAAATAAATACCAGTAAATAAATCATTTCATTATTTTCTTTACATTTTTATAAGAAAACCACAAATGCATACCAAAAGCTACACAAACTATTAGTGCTATTAAAATTCGTTTGTACAAATCAAGCTCTACATACATCATCAATATTGTAATGAACAATGTAGGAGTTAATAGTAATATAAATTTAGGAATACTGAATGGGACATAATATAATTTATTGGATATAAACCATGAAAGGCTTACTAAAAACAAGTTAGTTATAATCATAGCTATAACAACACCCTTTAATTCAAAAAACTGAATTAATACATAGAGAGAGACAATATTCACAATCACTGACAGAATAAAATTAAAGGATAAATATTTTGTTTTTTCCTTTATCTTAGGACCGATATCAACCACCTCTTTAATAATATATAATGAAAAGAACAAAGACAATCCTCCAACGTATTTTGCTGCTGAATAAAACTCTTGTGTAGCAAGTAGCTTTACCATTTCCAAAGAAAATAAGCTAATCAGACATACACATAAAAAGGTGACCCCAACCGACCAATGGGAATATATTACTAAAAACTTTCTGATTATTTTCTTTTTTGAATTGAGCATGCATAAAAGGTGCCCATGCCATAATAAAAGCTGTATTAATGAGCTGTATAGAAGAAGCCAGCTTCATAGAAACAGAATAGATCCCAATTGCAGCTAGCGATAAATAGCCTAACATAAAAAACCTGTTTGCCTGTCCCAATACCATACTTCCCACACGGGCAGGAAACTGTGGTAAAGCATAGCTTAAATTTTTGCGCGACATTATTTTCGATAACTTCATGACAAATTGTTTCCTTACATAAAAAGTAACCAGAAATGTTGAACAAAAAATGGCGCTTACCTGTGCTATAAAAACTCCCTTTAATCCAAGTTTAAGATAAATTACAAAAACATAAACAAAAAGAAGAGTTGAGACCACTTTTGTTATAATAACACTTAAAAATTTTAAGTTCTCTTTCTCAAAACGCAGCAACACTAAACCTAACATACTAATATTAGTAAGAGGAAGCTGTATAGCAATTGTTTTAATAAGCATTGCATATTCTGGAGTTTTAAAAAGCTGTTGTGATAAAATGCCTGAAGCTAAAAAGATAATCCCACCGATAACAATAGAACATATACCTATCCAATAATAAATCGTTGAAACCAGTAATTTCCTTTTTAATTTATCATATTCATAATAGTAACGCTGTAAAGATGTTTCTAACTGTAATAATCCAAATATACAAGCGACCTGCAAAACGGTTCCTATCATATCTATTATACCATATTCTGTTGCATTGAAATATTTGGTATAAATAGGTAAAATAACAAACCCTAACAATTTCTCAATCGAGGTTGCTAATCCAAAGGATAGGAATGCTTTTAAGAAGTTATTCATTTATATTAAATCTTTTTAGCCAATTCATAAAATCATATTTTTCTAAAATATTTTGATTAATATTTGTATAAGGTGAATGGATGAAGTCAAATATATTCTCAAAATTATCATGGTTTAAAACAAAAATATTATGAGCATTATAAAAATCTTCGTTGATAATATTAATATCGTTTGTTATTAGCTTTTTATTAAAAAAATCGACTCCATCGGCCTCAATGTTAGTCCAACTTGCCCTAACTGAATATAATCTACTATTACTTGACTTTTACTAATTAAATCTAAGTATTCATTATATTTGATTGGCCTTATATTGTAAGGATTAGGATGATTTTTATCTGGAACAATATGAAAATTAGTTGAAATTCCTTGTTGAATCAGATTATTTTCTAAATCAGTAAGAGCTGTTTTTCTTCCTTTATCTGCTCCTAAAAAGAGAACTTCTTTTTCTAGAGGTTTCTTTTCAATTGAAATATTATCAAAATAAAAAGTTGTATTATAGTGTAGATTGTACTTTCTACAATCGTCTTTATCAAAAGACCAATACTCTATGTTTTTTCTTTTAAGATGACTTGGATTAAAGCATCTGAATACCGGATTCCAGTACCAAACAATAATCCTTATATTTGGATGATTATCTGCTAAGTCCTTTATAAAACCATAACGATTGGTAGCAAAAATTATAACAGTTTCTATATTGGCTAACTGGTTTTTCCACTCGCCATACCATTCTTTTCTGCATAGACCGGTCTTAAAAGAAATTTTTCTAAGAACTTTCTCCAGCCTGTTTACAGCTCGAAATGACGAAAAGCATTTTACACCTTTATCTTCAATAAACGGTACAAAATGTTTCACTGAATCATATATAAGTAAAGTATTTTCTACATTCATTTTATCAGCATTCTTCAATGGTAGTCCAAACTGGAATCTAAGTTAAAATTCAATATCAGATAGTGAATAATTAATTGCCTTATAACATAAGAGCCGATAAAACCGGCTCTTCCTGTTATACTATCTATGTATTACACTATAATCTGGCATCACAATTATCTAAAATACCTTTCACATCATAAATAATTGCATTTTCCTTCAAAAAGTTGCCTAAGTCTAATTCAAGAAACGCTTTATGGGCAACGGTAAGGATAATTGCGTCATATTTTTCTGTAATATCATCAAGAGAGTTGTTAGAGTGTATACCATACTCATGATAAACTTCTGCTTCGTTAGCCCAAGGGTCATAAGTAGTGACCTCCAACGAATAATCTTCCAGGGCTGTAATAACATCCACGGCCTTGGTATTACGTACATCCGGACAATTTTCTTTAAAGGTAATTCCTAAATTTAATATTTTGGCACCATTTACCTTAATACTTTTCTTAATCATTGTTTTAACTACCTGAGAAGCAACATATTGCCCCATAGAATCATTAAGACGTCGCCCTGCTAAAATAATTTCAGGATGATAACCTCTTTCCTGAGCTTTCTGAGCTAAATAGTAAGGGTCAACCCCGATACAATGCCCACCAACAAGCCCTGGTTTAAAAGGCAAGAAATTCCATTTTGTTCCCGCTGCTTCCAAAACGGCGTGAGTATCAATATCTAATAAGTTAAATATCTTCGCCAGTTCATTGACAAAAGCAATGTTTATATCCCTTTGTGAGTTTTCAATAACCTTTGCTGCTTCAGCCACCTTAATGGTAGGAGCTAAATGTGTACCTGCTATAATAACAGACTTATATAGATCATCTATAACCTGACCTATTTCAGGAGTAGAACCAGAAGTCACTTTTAAAATCTTTTCAACAGTGTGCTCTTTATCTCCCGGATTAATACGTTCTGGTGAATATCCTGCAAAAAAATCTTGATTAAACTTTAATCCTGATACTTTTTCTAACACAGGAATACATTCTTCTTCAGTGACACCAGGATATACCGTGGACTCGTAGATCACAATATCTCCCTTTGAAAGTACTCTCCCAACAGTTTCTGAGGACTTGTATAGAGGCGTTAAATCTGGACGATTATGTTTGTCTACAGGCGTTGGTACTGTTATCACATAAATATTAGCTTCTTTAATATCATCAAGATTTGAAGAACAATAAAGTCCATACTCTGATGTTGTAAAAGGATTTTCATTGATCAGTACAGCTTGTAAAATATCATCATCTAATTCTAATGTATGATCTTTCCCTTCATTTAATTCTTCAATACGTTTTTGATTAATATCAAAACCTACTACAGAATATTTTGTAGCAAATAA contains:
- a CDS encoding aminotransferase class I/II-fold pyridoxal phosphate-dependent enzyme → MLEKIWLSSPHMGGNELKYIHEAFDANWVAPLGPNVDGFEKDLESFLHADVKVAALSAGTAALHLALIECGVEYGDEVICQSMTFSASANPIAYQGAKPVFVDSEKDTWNMCPAALQEAIEDRISKGKKPKAIIIVHLYGMPAKMDEISAIAEKYNIPLIEDAAEALGSKYKGKACGTFGRFGVLSFNGNKIITTSGGGALVCHSESDKQHTVFLSTQARDNAPHYQHSHIGYNYRMSNISAGIGRGQMEVLNDRVNARRKMHDFYVELFQNIEGVDVLSESSADYYSNHWLSAILVDERITGKSREDLRLALLEENIESRPLWKPMHMQPVFAEAPYYGKNVAENLFERGLCLPSGSNLEEEDKKRIQHIIEKVFSK
- a CDS encoding NeuD/PglB/VioB family sugar acetyltransferase, whose translation is MNKIAIVGAGGFGREVKMLIDNINEVNKQFEIIGFYDDKEYPSDINGIPYLGKIEKLNEVDYPLNVTVSIGDPKTKKKIIENITNNNIGFPNLIHPSVILGRDNVKIGKGNIICAGVIITIDIEIEDFVILNLSCTVGHDTKIKKYSSFMPSVNISGEVLINDSVYVGTGAKIINLLEIGENTVIGAGAVVSKSLPANCTAVGIPAKPIKFHE
- a CDS encoding sugar transferase — its product is MYRFFLKRVIDFLIACIGLVILSPILIVVIICLYFANHGKPFFFQERPGLKGKIFKIVKFKTMNDKKDADGQLLSDAERLTTVGSFVRKTSLDEIPQLINVLKGDMSLIGPRPLLVQYLPLYSRHQARRHEVRPGITGWAQVNGRNAISWEKKFDYDVWYVDNLSFLQDIKILFLTAKKVMIREGISQEGQATMEAFKGNI
- a CDS encoding glycosyltransferase family 4 protein, with the translated sequence MLSLKAKLIRITTIPLSLKVLLKGQHQFMSNHFEVIGVSSPGKELEEIKYDEGIEVISVNMSRKITPFQDLKSLRKMYQFLKKEKPQIVHTHTPKAGIVGMLAARLAGVPHRLHTVAGLPLMEATGVKRKVLDFVEKLTYSSATGVYPNSKGLYDFILQNNYISKEKLKVIANGSSNGIDTSYFSPDQITPDQKESLKRNLNIGGSDFVFVFVGRLVGDKGINELVKGFEMMSKMKNLPSTPKLLLVGPLETDLDPLHPETLKEIENNKSIIVAGFQKDVRPYFAIADALVFPSYREGFPNVVMQAGAMGLPSIVSNINGCNEIIIEDKNGIIVPVKNIEKLQNAMERVMTDADYYDQLKKNARSMIQSRYEQSVIWNALLNEYKTLLKQDSDV
- a CDS encoding acyltransferase; this translates as MTGRDQFKKFESIIKLLITLFSLLGKGGNYFLLKSFRNTNGKVGLLLRYIFVKNIAKKAGTNVSIQPGVFIFNLENIEFGDNISIHPMCYIEGAGGVKIGNDVSIAHSTTLISTNHTWKDTTIPIKYNPETLGPICIEDDVWIGCGVRVLSGVTICKRSIVAAGAVVNKSFSEKLLIGGIPAKIIKILE
- a CDS encoding glycosyltransferase family 2 protein: MNKITIFTPTYNRRNTLFKLYESLLEQSYQDFEWLIVDDGSTDNTDDLVDLWKSENKILIRYYKQENGGKHRAINKGLDYAEGELFFIVDSDDYLPSDSLEIINKHYSTIKGNDSFIGVVGYMATPNRNILGSKLLPVDILDSNLIERREKFGIVADMAKVLVTEKFREFYFPEINGEKFVAESLIWNRMALKYKFRYFNETIYIAEYMEGGLSNNSIRNRRKNPQYATLLYKELSHSQQSSMNLKLKSMINYWRFGFCKDKNILRLMRELGAEPLSLITLPFGLGLYIKDSFSDDINIKKLNNDG
- a CDS encoding glycosyltransferase, producing MNILFLEAVQVHGGARKSTVELAERLKKQNHNVHIVDFWGNCTEFVDDVTQRNINLKILLNRNNPIIINSSKNPLVILKNIVDFYVQRKEMQKNLEKYITTNKIELIIVNNSKTLSILKKSESYKIIYFARGWFNLNSIPKLKRYIFKSKAEYFIGVSESTRQAIFSGGFSKPENIYVVHNAIDIDKIESYKVNNPVTKNNKLTILHCGGYLKEKGQLLTIELAKKLKAAEVDFEIIIVGAIYDHLDSQEFYKKINELIDQNNLGNNIKLVTDSNDPYKYFNETDIVIHPSYTEGLPRVVMEALAFKKPVIANAVGELLTLFCIISQVIYQTLML
- a CDS encoding polysaccharide biosynthesis C-terminal domain-containing protein; protein product: MVKLLATQEFYSAAKYVGGLSLFFSLYIIKEVVDIGPKIKEKTKYLSFNFILSVIVNIVSLYVLIQFFELKGVVIAMIITNLFLVSLSWFISNKLYYVPFSIPKFILLLTPTLFITILMMYVELDLYKRILIALIVCVAFGMHLWFSYKNVKKIMK
- a CDS encoding oligosaccharide flippase family protein, with amino-acid sequence MNNFLKAFLSFGLATSIEKLLGFVILPIYTKYFNATEYGIIDMIGTVLQVACIFGLLQLETSLQRYYYEYDKLKRKLLVSTIYYWIGICSIVIGGIIFLASGILSQQLFKTPEYAMLIKTIAIQLPLTNISMLGLVLLRFEKENLKFLSVIITKVVSTLLFVYVFVIYLKLGLKGVFIAQVSAIFCSTFLVTFYVRKQFVMKLSKIMSRKNLSYALPQFPARVGSMVLGQANRFFMLGYLSLAAIGIYSVSMKLASSIQLINTAFIMAWAPFMHAQFKKENNQKVFSNIFPLVGWGHLFMCMSD
- a CDS encoding nucleotide sugar dehydrogenase, yielding MNTTHKIAIIGLGYVGLPLARLFATKYSVVGFDINQKRIEELNEGKDHTLELDDDILQAVLINENPFTTSEYGLYCSSNLDDIKEANIYVITVPTPVDKHNRPDLTPLYKSSETVGRVLSKGDIVIYESTVYPGVTEEECIPVLEKVSGLKFNQDFFAGYSPERINPGDKEHTVEKILKVTSGSTPEIGQVIDDLYKSVIIAGTHLAPTIKVAEAAKVIENSQRDINIAFVNELAKIFNLLDIDTHAVLEAAGTKWNFLPFKPGLVGGHCIGVDPYYLAQKAQERGYHPEIILAGRRLNDSMGQYVASQVVKTMIKKSIKVNGAKILNLGITFKENCPDVRNTKAVDVITALEDYSLEVTTYDPWANEAEVYHEYGIHSNNSLDDITEKYDAIILTVAHKAFLELDLGNFLKENAIIYDVKGILDNCDARL